The DNA window CCTCGACCGGCAGGCCCGCCTTCGCGCTGACCCTCGCGTTGCGGGCCGTCACCTCGATGCGCCCGCCCCCGGGCATGGCCTCACGGGCGTTGACGACGATATTCTGGACGACCTGGCGCACCTGGCCCTCGTCGATGTTCACTGGTCTCAGGTCGTCCGCGAGATCGAACCGGCAGACCACGTTGGAGCCCGAAAGCCAGAATTGCACCGAATCCGTGAGCAGCTCGTTTATGTAAACGGTACGCATGGCCGGCACGCTTCCCTTCGCGAAGGTAATCAGCCGCTGGGTCAGCTCCGCGGCGCGCGCGCACGCGGCTTCGGCTTTGTCGAGCAGGCTCTTCGCATTTGCCGGGTCCCCTATCCGCGCCTTCGCCAGCCCGATATTCCCGATAATGCCGGTCAGGAGATTGTTGAAATCGTGAGCAATGCCCCCCGCGAGGATGCCTATCGATTCGAGCTTCTGGGTTTTTAGGTGCTCTTCTTCCAGGAGCTTTCGTTCCGTCACATCCTCGAGCGAAATGATGCATCCCGAGGCCCGGGTTCCGTTCCCCTTAAGAGGAGTTGCGTTGAACACCATGGTTCGTACGCGGCCGTCGGCAAGCTCGACCGTCATCTCCATGCCTCTCACCGGTTCGCCCCGAAGCGCCCTGGCGAAATAGGGCCCAAAGCCGGACGCTTCCCCGCTTCCGGGCGGTTCATCCCCGGAGGGGTTGACACTCAGCGTGAAAAGCGATTCAAAGGGCTGCTGGAGCGGGTTCTTCCCGCAAAGCTCGCGGGCTGTCTTGCTCGCCCGCACGACGGTCCCTTTCCTGTCGACGACCACGACGGTCTCGGCGACTTGCTCCAGGATGCTCAGGGAGAACTGTTCATCCCCGGCCGGCGCATTCTCTTTCTTCCGTTTTGGGGTCAGGGTGTTTGTCGTCTTCTTGTTCATGCGCGCCCGATCCTCGCCTTCCCGATTCGTAGTAATTCCTGACGGCGTGATTCTGGGCTGGTTCCGGTAGAATGTCAAATAGTT is part of the Spirochaetota bacterium genome and encodes:
- a CDS encoding response regulator, which gives rise to MQSFLTMPSAGGLKMVSFAGNCTGETPATRRRGKYTAVSAPTKASVQKLIHTCGEFRPGVINYLTFYRNQPRITPSGITTNREGEDRARMNKKTTNTLTPKRKKENAPAGDEQFSLSILEQVAETVVVVDRKGTVVRASKTARELCGKNPLQQPFESLFTLSVNPSGDEPPGSGEASGFGPYFARALRGEPVRGMEMTVELADGRVRTMVFNATPLKGNGTRASGCIISLEDVTERKLLEEEHLKTQKLESIGILAGGIAHDFNNLLTGIIGNIGLAKARIGDPANAKSLLDKAEAACARAAELTQRLITFAKGSVPAMRTVYINELLTDSVQFWLSGSNVVCRFDLADDLRPVNIDEGQVRQVVQNIVVNAREAMPGGGRIEVTARNARVSAKAGLPVEDGHYVRVTFKDTGPGIDRTTLLRIFDPYYSTKERGMQRGMGLGLSVCHSIIKKHGGHIMAESRPGSGAVFSFYLPASDGKPEKKRAPKILVMDDEELILDLAEAILDKIGFRFAGARSGEEAIELYKEARNAGESFDAVVLDLTVPGGMGGLPALRALLSIDPEIKAVVSSGYLDDVVLTNSRRYGFIAAIPKPYKPDDLIKVITDVVGRGAVFH